A region of the Nocardia nova SH22a genome:
GCACCATCTGGTGTCCTTCCACGGCGTCGCGCACGTGGGATACATCCCGGGGCCGCAGGGGCGGGTCACCGGCCTGTCCAAACTGGCCCGGCTGGTCGATCTGTACGCCAAGCGCCCGCAGGTGCAGGAGCGGCTGACCAGTCAGATCGCCGACGCGGTGATGCGGAAACTGGATCCGCGCGGCGCCATCGTCGTGATCGAGGCCGAACATCTGTGCATGGCGATGCGCGGAATCCGCAAACCCGGCGCGAGCACCACGACCTCCGCGGTGCGCGGTCTGCTGCAGACCAACGCGTCCTCGCGTGCCGAGGCACTCGACCTGATCCTGCGCAAATGAGCGGTCGCCCATGAGCGAATTGATCACACCGCGGGACGGGCGCTCGTGTGTCGTGATGGGCGTGGTGAACGTCACCAGCGACTCCTTCTCCGATGGAGGTCGCTATCTGGATCCGGCACTGGCGATCGCGCACGGGGTGCGGCTGTACGAGGACGGCGCCGACATCATCGATGTGGGTGGTGAGTCGACGCGGCCCGGTGCGGTGCGGGTCGACCCGGAAACCGAAGCCGCGCGGGTGGTTCCGGTGATCCGCGGCTTGGTCGAGGCGGGCGTGCCGACCAGTGTGGACACGATGCGGGCGGCTGTCGCGGCCGCGGCGATCTCGGCCGGGGCGAGCGTCGTCAACGACGTCTCCGGTGGCCGGGCCGATGCCGAGATGGTGAAAGTCGTTGCCGCCGCCGAGATTCCGTGGATCCTGATGCATTGGCGCGCGAACGCCGAACATCGGCACACCGGTCCGGCCGAACATTACGACGACGTCGTCGGCGAGGTGCTGGCGGAACTGTCGGCCCAGGTGGATCTGGCGATGGCGGCCGGTGTGCATCCGAGTCGGCTGGTCCTGGATCCGGGGCTCGGATTCGCCAAGAACGCCGAGCACAACTGGGCCCTGCTCGGCGCCCTTCCGGAGTTGACCGCCCAGGGGCTGCCGATGCTGATCGGCGCGTCCCGCAAGCGCTTCCTGGGTTCGCTGCTGGCCGACGAGTCCGGCCCCCGCCCACCCGACGGCCGCGAGGTCGCCACCGCCACCATCTCCGCTCTGTCGGCCGCGCACGGGGCGTGGGGGGTGCGAGTGCACGATGTGCGCTCGTCGGTGGACGCCATCGTCGTCGCGGAGGCGTGGCGGCGAGCCGCCGATCAGGTGGAGCGGCGGGCCTCCGATCAAGTCGAGCGGCGGGCCGCCGATCGAACCGGGCAGGCCGTCGATCAGAGTCAGGGGCGCGAGTGAGTTCGGATCGCATCGAGTTGCGGGGCCTGCGCGCCTACGGCTATCACGGCTGCTTCGATTTCGAACGCCGCGACGGCCAGGAATTCGTCGTCGACCTCACCCTGTGGACGGATTTCGCCCGCGCGGCCGCGACCGACGATCTGTCGGCCACCGTCGATTACGGTGAGCTGGCCCAACGCGCGGTCGCGATCATCACGGGCCCGCCCCGCAATCTGATCGAGACGGTCGCCGCCGAGATCGCCGACGAGATCATCCGGGACGACCGGGTATCCGCGGCCGAGGTGGTCGTGCACAAACCGTCCGCACCGATTCCGCACACCTTCGCCGATGTCCGGGTGGTCGCCACCCGTCGGCGGGAGGTGTCCGGATGAGTCGCGCGGTGTTGTCGATCGGGTCGAATCTGGGTGATCGGTTCGGCTATCTGCGCAGTGTGGTCGATGCCCTGGCACCCCGGCTGATCGCCGTATCGTCGGTGTACTCCACCCCGCCGTGGGGCGGGGTGCCGCAGGAGAACTACCTCAATGCCGTTGTGGTGGTGGAGGATCCGGCGTACGGTCCGCGCGATTGGCTCAGCAGCGGACAGGAACTGGAGCAGCGCGCCGAGCGGGTTCGTGAGGTTCGCTGGGGAGCCCGGACATTGGATGTCGACGTGGTGTGGTGCGCCGAGCTTCGCCGCGACGGCGCCCATCCGGTCGTCAGCGCCGACCCCACCCTGACCCTGCCGCATCCGCAGGCCCACAACCGGGCGT
Encoded here:
- the folK gene encoding 2-amino-4-hydroxy-6-hydroxymethyldihydropteridine diphosphokinase yields the protein MSRAVLSIGSNLGDRFGYLRSVVDALAPRLIAVSSVYSTPPWGGVPQENYLNAVVVVEDPAYGPRDWLSSGQELEQRAERVREVRWGARTLDVDVVWCAELRRDGAHPVVSADPTLTLPHPQAHNRAFVLVPWSEIEPDAVLEVEGRSRPIRELLAELDPGEVEGVRMTELSLRAADR
- the folB gene encoding dihydroneopterin aldolase; the protein is MSSDRIELRGLRAYGYHGCFDFERRDGQEFVVDLTLWTDFARAAATDDLSATVDYGELAQRAVAIITGPPRNLIETVAAEIADEIIRDDRVSAAEVVVHKPSAPIPHTFADVRVVATRRREVSG
- the folE gene encoding GTP cyclohydrolase I FolE, which codes for MSANNGASAGSDTASLDAAVVEAPPIALSTGRPFDQERAEAAVRELLIAVGEDPDRPGLLDTPARVARAYRETFAGLYTEPDSVLNTTFDEGHQELVLVRDIPMYSTCEHHLVSFHGVAHVGYIPGPQGRVTGLSKLARLVDLYAKRPQVQERLTSQIADAVMRKLDPRGAIVVIEAEHLCMAMRGIRKPGASTTTSAVRGLLQTNASSRAEALDLILRK
- the folP gene encoding dihydropteroate synthase, with the translated sequence MSELITPRDGRSCVVMGVVNVTSDSFSDGGRYLDPALAIAHGVRLYEDGADIIDVGGESTRPGAVRVDPETEAARVVPVIRGLVEAGVPTSVDTMRAAVAAAAISAGASVVNDVSGGRADAEMVKVVAAAEIPWILMHWRANAEHRHTGPAEHYDDVVGEVLAELSAQVDLAMAAGVHPSRLVLDPGLGFAKNAEHNWALLGALPELTAQGLPMLIGASRKRFLGSLLADESGPRPPDGREVATATISALSAAHGAWGVRVHDVRSSVDAIVVAEAWRRAADQVERRASDQVERRAADRTGQAVDQSQGRE